Proteins from a single region of Apium graveolens cultivar Ventura chromosome 7, ASM990537v1, whole genome shotgun sequence:
- the LOC141674381 gene encoding uncharacterized protein LOC141674381, producing the protein MTYTTKQIWDDLAARYSQNNVPRLFNLRKDLASLTQGTKSITAYFTQFRGLIDELQNLAPIPKCVCVTSNCACSVTVKLEQYERQIHLSQFLMGLNDTFTSTRGHILLMMPLTVLSQAYAMLLQEENQRNSVNQLSLTSDHVAMNAKFTPSSGNKNKFQQKRDEKKTTDVLVVCEYCKFTGHSKDKCFALHGYPEWHRLYGQAKPKLRINASKKSSANSVNSKSDT; encoded by the coding sequence atgacttacactaCTAAGCAGATCTGGGATGATTTAGCAGCTAGATACTCTCAAAACAATGTTCCGAGATTGTTTAATCTTCGTAAGGATTTAGCTTCTCTCACTCAAGGAACTAAAAGTATTACTGCTTATTTCACTCAATTTCGAGGACTGATTGATGAATTGCAAAATCTAGCTCCAATTCCTAAATGTGTGTGTGTCACTAGCAATTGTGCTTGTTCAGTTACTGTAAAGCTTGAGCAATATGAGCGTCAAATTCATTTGAGTCAGTTCCTTATGGGACTCAATGATACCTTCACCTCTACTAGAGGTCATATTCTTCTTATGATGCCTTTAACTGTCTTGAGTCAAGCATATGCTATGCTTTTGCAAGAGGAAAATCAGAGGAATAGTGTTAATCAACTCTCTTTAACCTCTGATCATGTTGCTATGAATGCTAAATTCACACCGTCTAGTGGAAATAAGAACAAATTTCAGCAAAAGAGAGATGAGAAGAAAACAACTGATGTGCTTGTTGTGTGTGAGTACTGTAAGTTTACTGGACACTCTAAGGACAAATGTTTTGCTCTCCATGGTTATCCGGAGTGGCATCGTCTATATGGTCAAGCTAAGCCAAAACTCAGGATCAATGCTTCTAAGAAGAGCTCTGCTAACTCTGTCAATTCCAAATCAGATACTTAG